The Oryzias latipes chromosome 16, ASM223467v1 genome includes a region encoding these proteins:
- the usp5 gene encoding ubiquitin carboxyl-terminal hydrolase 5 isoform X1 — translation MGDVGEILMSVLSTIRVPKPGDRVHKDECALSFASPESEGGLYVCMNSFLGFGSQYVERHHARTGQRAYLHITRTRKAKKEDDNNSGSGHPPKKKPTRLAIGIEGGFDVELEQYEEDVKVVLLPERQEVTSEDLATMPDVVRERVSLSMAGIMAADSVSHALQVQQWDGEVRQESKHAADLKQLDNGLKIPPTGWRCEVCDLQENLWMNLTDGKVLCGRRYFDGTGGNNHALLHFQETGYPLAVKLGTITPDGADVYSYDEDDMVLDSKLAEHLSHFGIDMMTMEKTERTMTELEIAVNQRVGEWEVIQESGTTLRPLFGPGLTGMKNLGNSCYLNSVMQVLFTIPDFQNKYVANIDKIIDEAPSDPTQDFKTQVAKLGYGLLSGDYSKPALDLGDENGASEPRGDQIGIAPRMFKALVGRGHPEFSTNRQQDAQEFLLHFINMVERNCRSGSNPSEAFRFLVEDRIVCQQSQKAKYTQRVEYIVQLPVPMDQATNTEELQEAEQRREEGDSSAPTVRAQIPFTACMAALSEPEILTDFWSSAVQAKTAATKMTRFASFPDHLVIQIKKFTFGLDWVPKKLDVSIDVPDTLDLSALRATGQQPGEELLPEVAPPPLMTPDVEVKGILGSHGNDEDDSLYSPLLSPVLDDSTVSQLCEMGFPLEACRKAVYYTGNTGIDSAMNWIMGHMDDSDFSAPLVLPGGSSGPGSTPTESLSEEHLATIVSMGFSRDQATKALRATSNVLDRAVDWIFSHLDDLESMDVSEGGRSAAESEGGRDPPPGPRVRDGPGKYELFAFISHMGTSTMCGHYVCHIKKDQQWVIFNDQKVCASEKPPKDLGYLYFYRRVTE, via the exons gAGAGTGAGGGAGGCCTGTATGTGTGCATGAACAGTTTCCTGGGCTTTGGGAGTCAGTATGTGGAGAGGCACCATGCCCGCACGGGTCAGAGGGCTTACCTCCACATCACTCGGACTCGTAAGGCAAAG AAGGAAGATGACAATAATTCTGGTTCTGGACATCCGCCTAAGAAAAAGCCCACCAGGTTGGCTATAG GGATTGAAGGAGGGTTTGATGTGGAGCTAGAGCAGTATGAGGAGGATGTTAAAGTGGTCCTTTTACCTGAGagacaggaagtgacttcaGAGGACCTTGCTACAATGCCTGATGTTGTAAGAGAACGG GTGTCTCTATCAATGGCGGGTATCATGGCGGCTGACTCTGTGTCCCACGCCCTACAAGTTCAGCAGTGGGACGGTGAAGTGAGGCAGGAGTCGAAGCACGCTGCTGACCTTAAACAGCTTGATAATGGACTCAAAATCCCTCCCAC TGGTTGGCGTTGTGAGGTCTGTGACCTGCAGGAGAATCTTTGGATGAATCTGACGGACGGCAAGGTGTTATGTGGACGAAGATACTTTGACGGGACAGGGGGCAACAACCACGCCCTGCTCCACTTCCAGGAGACTGGATACCCACTTGCTGTAAAACTTGGTACCATCACGCCCGATGGCGCTG ATGTTTATTCTTATGATGAGGATGACATGGTGCTAGATTCAAAGCTTGCAGAACATCTATCTCACTTTGGCATCGACATGATGACAATGGAGAAA ACGGAGCGCACCATGACAGAGTTGGAGATTGCTGTGAACCAGCGTGTCGGAGAGTGGGAGGTGATCCAGGAGTCGGGGACCACCCTGCGACCCCTGTTTGGCCCCGGTCTGACGGGTATGAAAAACCTGGGAAACAGCTGCTACCTCAATTCTGTCATGCAAGTGCTCTTCACCATTCCGGACTTTCAGAACAA GTATGTGGCCAACATTGATAAGATAATTGATGAAGCCCCAAGCGATCCAACCCAGGACTTCAAAACTCAAGT GGCCAAACTTGGTTATGGTCTTTTGTCTGGAGACTATTCTAAACCAGCACTAGACCTTGGAGATGAAAATGGTGCATCTGAACCCAGG GGAGACCAAATTGGAATAGCACCACGGATGTTCAAAGCTCTTGTTGGACGGGGCCACCCAGAGTTCTCAACCAATAGACAACAGGATGCTCAAGAGTTTTTATTGCACTTCATAAACATGGTGGAG AGGAACTGTCGCTCCGGGTCCAACCCATCTGAAGCTTTCCGGTTCCTCGTGGAGGATAGGATTGTGTGCCAGCAGTCACAAAAAGCCAAATACACGCAGCGAGTGGAGTACATTGTACAGCTTCCTGTACCCATGGATCAGGCTACCAACACAG aggagctacaggaagcagagcagcGCCGCGAGGAGGGCGACTCCTCAGCCCCCACAGTGCGAGCACAGATCCCCTTTACCGCCTGCATGGCAGCACTCAGTGAACCAGAGATCCTCACAGACTTTTGGAGCTCCGCTGTTCAAGCCAAGACTGCAGCTACCAA AATGACCCGGTTTGCTTCTTTTCCTGACCATCTGGTTATCCAGATCAAGAAATTCACCTTTGGCCTTGATTGGGTTCCCAAGAAACTGG ATGTGAGCATCGACGTTCCCGACACTCTGGATCTGAGCGCGCTGAGAGCCACCGGCCAGCAACCAGGGGAGGAGCTTCTGCCAGAGGTGGCCCCACCCCCACTCATGACTCCAGATGTGGAGGTTAAAGGTATCCTGGGTTCCCATGGCAACGACGAGGACGACTCACTCTACTCCCCACTGCTGT CTCCAGTCCTGGATGACTCCACTGTGTCCCAGTTATGTGAGATGGGATTCCCATTGGAGGCTTGCAGGAAAGCAGTGTATTACACAGGAAACACTGGAATTGACTCCGCCATGAACTGGATCATGGGTCATATGGATGATTCAG aCTTTTCAGCTCCCCTGGTGTTGCCCGGCGGCAGCTCTGGACCTGGAAGCACGCCTACCGAGAGTCTGTCCGAGGAGCATCTGGCAACCATCGTCTCCATGGGCTTCAGCCGAGACCAAGCTACTAAAGCCCTCAGAGCAACG AGTAATGTACTGGACCGTGCTGTCGACTGGATCTTCTCTCACCTGGATGACCTGGAGTCCATGGATGTGTCCGAAGGTGGTCGCTCAGCTGCAGAGAGCGAGGGGGGCAGAGATCCACCCCCAGGTCCCCGTGTCAGGGACGGACCAGGAA AGTACGAACTGTTTGCATTCATTAGCCACATGGGGACCAGCACCATGTGTGGCCACTatgtgtgccatatcaagaagGACCAACA ATGGGTGATCTTCAACGATCAGAAGGTTTGTGCTTCAGAGAAACCCCCCAAAGATCTGGGATACCTTTACTTCTATCGTAGAGTTACAGAATGA
- the usp5 gene encoding ubiquitin carboxyl-terminal hydrolase 5 isoform X2, protein MGDVGEILMSVLSTIRVPKPGDRVHKDECALSFASPESEGGLYVCMNSFLGFGSQYVERHHARTGQRAYLHITRTRKAKKEDDNNSGSGHPPKKKPTRLAIGIEGGFDVELEQYEEDVKVVLLPERQEVTSEDLATMPDVVRERVSLSMAGIMAADSVSHALQVQQWDGEVRQESKHAADLKQLDNGLKIPPTGWRCEVCDLQENLWMNLTDGKVLCGRRYFDGTGGNNHALLHFQETGYPLAVKLGTITPDGADVYSYDEDDMVLDSKLAEHLSHFGIDMMTMEKTERTMTELEIAVNQRVGEWEVIQESGTTLRPLFGPGLTGMKNLGNSCYLNSVMQVLFTIPDFQNKYVANIDKIIDEAPSDPTQDFKTQVAKLGYGLLSGDYSKPALDLGDENGASEPRGDQIGIAPRMFKALVGRGHPEFSTNRQQDAQEFLLHFINMVERNCRSGSNPSEAFRFLVEDRIVCQQSQKAKYTQRVEYIVQLPVPMDQATNTEELQEAEQRREEGDSSAPTVRAQIPFTACMAALSEPEILTDFWSSAVQAKTAATKMTRFASFPDHLVIQIKKFTFGLDWVPKKLDVSIDVPDTLDLSALRATGQQPGEELLPEVAPPPLMTPDVEVKAPVLDDSTVSQLCEMGFPLEACRKAVYYTGNTGIDSAMNWIMGHMDDSDFSAPLVLPGGSSGPGSTPTESLSEEHLATIVSMGFSRDQATKALRATSNVLDRAVDWIFSHLDDLESMDVSEGGRSAAESEGGRDPPPGPRVRDGPGKYELFAFISHMGTSTMCGHYVCHIKKDQQWVIFNDQKVCASEKPPKDLGYLYFYRRVTE, encoded by the exons gAGAGTGAGGGAGGCCTGTATGTGTGCATGAACAGTTTCCTGGGCTTTGGGAGTCAGTATGTGGAGAGGCACCATGCCCGCACGGGTCAGAGGGCTTACCTCCACATCACTCGGACTCGTAAGGCAAAG AAGGAAGATGACAATAATTCTGGTTCTGGACATCCGCCTAAGAAAAAGCCCACCAGGTTGGCTATAG GGATTGAAGGAGGGTTTGATGTGGAGCTAGAGCAGTATGAGGAGGATGTTAAAGTGGTCCTTTTACCTGAGagacaggaagtgacttcaGAGGACCTTGCTACAATGCCTGATGTTGTAAGAGAACGG GTGTCTCTATCAATGGCGGGTATCATGGCGGCTGACTCTGTGTCCCACGCCCTACAAGTTCAGCAGTGGGACGGTGAAGTGAGGCAGGAGTCGAAGCACGCTGCTGACCTTAAACAGCTTGATAATGGACTCAAAATCCCTCCCAC TGGTTGGCGTTGTGAGGTCTGTGACCTGCAGGAGAATCTTTGGATGAATCTGACGGACGGCAAGGTGTTATGTGGACGAAGATACTTTGACGGGACAGGGGGCAACAACCACGCCCTGCTCCACTTCCAGGAGACTGGATACCCACTTGCTGTAAAACTTGGTACCATCACGCCCGATGGCGCTG ATGTTTATTCTTATGATGAGGATGACATGGTGCTAGATTCAAAGCTTGCAGAACATCTATCTCACTTTGGCATCGACATGATGACAATGGAGAAA ACGGAGCGCACCATGACAGAGTTGGAGATTGCTGTGAACCAGCGTGTCGGAGAGTGGGAGGTGATCCAGGAGTCGGGGACCACCCTGCGACCCCTGTTTGGCCCCGGTCTGACGGGTATGAAAAACCTGGGAAACAGCTGCTACCTCAATTCTGTCATGCAAGTGCTCTTCACCATTCCGGACTTTCAGAACAA GTATGTGGCCAACATTGATAAGATAATTGATGAAGCCCCAAGCGATCCAACCCAGGACTTCAAAACTCAAGT GGCCAAACTTGGTTATGGTCTTTTGTCTGGAGACTATTCTAAACCAGCACTAGACCTTGGAGATGAAAATGGTGCATCTGAACCCAGG GGAGACCAAATTGGAATAGCACCACGGATGTTCAAAGCTCTTGTTGGACGGGGCCACCCAGAGTTCTCAACCAATAGACAACAGGATGCTCAAGAGTTTTTATTGCACTTCATAAACATGGTGGAG AGGAACTGTCGCTCCGGGTCCAACCCATCTGAAGCTTTCCGGTTCCTCGTGGAGGATAGGATTGTGTGCCAGCAGTCACAAAAAGCCAAATACACGCAGCGAGTGGAGTACATTGTACAGCTTCCTGTACCCATGGATCAGGCTACCAACACAG aggagctacaggaagcagagcagcGCCGCGAGGAGGGCGACTCCTCAGCCCCCACAGTGCGAGCACAGATCCCCTTTACCGCCTGCATGGCAGCACTCAGTGAACCAGAGATCCTCACAGACTTTTGGAGCTCCGCTGTTCAAGCCAAGACTGCAGCTACCAA AATGACCCGGTTTGCTTCTTTTCCTGACCATCTGGTTATCCAGATCAAGAAATTCACCTTTGGCCTTGATTGGGTTCCCAAGAAACTGG ATGTGAGCATCGACGTTCCCGACACTCTGGATCTGAGCGCGCTGAGAGCCACCGGCCAGCAACCAGGGGAGGAGCTTCTGCCAGAGGTGGCCCCACCCCCACTCATGACTCCAGATGTGGAGGTTAAAG CTCCAGTCCTGGATGACTCCACTGTGTCCCAGTTATGTGAGATGGGATTCCCATTGGAGGCTTGCAGGAAAGCAGTGTATTACACAGGAAACACTGGAATTGACTCCGCCATGAACTGGATCATGGGTCATATGGATGATTCAG aCTTTTCAGCTCCCCTGGTGTTGCCCGGCGGCAGCTCTGGACCTGGAAGCACGCCTACCGAGAGTCTGTCCGAGGAGCATCTGGCAACCATCGTCTCCATGGGCTTCAGCCGAGACCAAGCTACTAAAGCCCTCAGAGCAACG AGTAATGTACTGGACCGTGCTGTCGACTGGATCTTCTCTCACCTGGATGACCTGGAGTCCATGGATGTGTCCGAAGGTGGTCGCTCAGCTGCAGAGAGCGAGGGGGGCAGAGATCCACCCCCAGGTCCCCGTGTCAGGGACGGACCAGGAA AGTACGAACTGTTTGCATTCATTAGCCACATGGGGACCAGCACCATGTGTGGCCACTatgtgtgccatatcaagaagGACCAACA ATGGGTGATCTTCAACGATCAGAAGGTTTGTGCTTCAGAGAAACCCCCCAAAGATCTGGGATACCTTTACTTCTATCGTAGAGTTACAGAATGA